From the genome of Uranotaenia lowii strain MFRU-FL chromosome 1, ASM2978415v1, whole genome shotgun sequence, one region includes:
- the LOC129756768 gene encoding uncharacterized protein LOC129756768 translates to MTKSSVLRVMRTKPSYFERPQLPIRCCVPNCTTVARSVRQYFTFVPKDPPFRRNTTKSQKELYQKRFYYWLRVLGLEEKDYSKKLKICSSHFVKGRPSGVYECGHEDWIPSKNLPNNIRCRIVTLLCVDTKLEPISPGDTDSERPEAAQVMTLENSFCSLCLKEDDRIRPLFPCDIDCAFRIQLINSLTGVALDCESNFNCFICVSCDENLKLFQNWRDNVQQNNRFLKEQDQGRPVPLVSIPLEQCMEISAMGITAPTGTSDDFLSVAKIEPEEDESNQISQTTSSGIPEMVIENIQVKAESTTSVVSGIGSDDLSSAHERTKSISYIANDGETILIDQTDTTITEPQMHESCCKGELNIIEEPTIEVSTAWNESNAIHSNCVIMCSEQVTTIIKDTDDEDRVKQEMIDAIMLRMREEMCASKKSRKRSKKLYRNCEPAKQKKKSKLRCHIANED, encoded by the exons ATGACCAAATCCAGCGTGCTAAGAGTAATGCGGACAAAGCCAAGTTATTTTGAACGTCCACAATTGCCAATCCGGTGTTGTGTGCCAAACTGCACAACCGTAGCTCGTTCGGTTAGGCAATATTTTACGTTCGTTCCGAAGGATCCTCCTTTCAGGCGGAACACTACGAAAAGTCAAAAGGAGCTCTACCAAAAACGATTCTACTATTGGTTACGCGTTCTAGGCTTGGAAGAAAAGGACTACTCAAAGAAGCTTAAAATTTGCTCAAGTCACTTTGTAAAAG GGCGCCCGAGCGGGGTCTACGAATGCGGCCATGAAGACTGGATTCCTTCAAAAAATTTGCCGAATAATATTCGCTGCAGGATAGTAACGTTGTTGTGTGTCGACACAAAACTTGAACCAATCAGTCCTGGAGACACTGACAGCGAACGACCCGAAGCAGCTCAAGTTATGACGCTAGAAAACTCGTTTTGCAGCCTATGCCTCAAAGAGGATGACCGCATACGGCCATTGTTTCCTTGTGATATCGATTGTGCCTTTCGCATCCAGCTGATAAATTCGCTGACAGGAGTAGCTTTGGATTGTGAATcaaattttaactgttttatttgCGTCagctgtgatgaaaatttgaaattgttccaAAATTGGCGGGATAATGTGCAGCAAAACAATCGCTTCCTGAAAGAGCAAGATCAGGGACGTCCAGTTCCGTTAGTTTCAATCCCTTTGGAACAATGCATGGAAATTTCTGCCATGGGCATTACTGCTCCAACAGGTACTTCCGATGATTTTCTTTCAGTTGCAAAGATCGAACCAGAAGAAGATGAAAGCAATCAGATATCTCAAACAACTAGTAGCGGAATTCCAgagatggttattgaaaatataCAAGTCAAAGCTGAATCCACAACCAGCGTGGTCAGTGGTATTGGTTCGGACGACTTGAGTTCAGCGCACGAACGAACAAAATCCATCTCATATATAGCAAATGACGGCGAAACTATTTTGATAGATCAAACCGATACCACAATAACAGAACCGCAAATGCATGAATCTTGTTGCAAAGGCGAACTGAATATAATTGAAGAACCTACAATTGAAGTTTCTACTGCGTGGAACGAATCTAACGCAATACATTCAAATTGTGTTATTATGTGTTCCGAGCAGGTGACAACCATCATCAAGGACACTGATGATGAGGATAGAGTCAAGCAGGAAATGATTGATGCGATAATGTTGCGCATGAGAGAAGAGATGTGCGCAtccaaaaaatctagaaaaagatCGAAAAAGCTATATCGCAACTGTGAACCAGCAAAGCagaaaaagaagtcaaaattaagATGTCATATTGCTAATGAAGACTGA
- the LOC129756756 gene encoding hydroxylysine kinase, translating into MEMKTILKKRPSEPEISLDKEDQNGHQVESPQFLKPGSKIRPIVSEEDVRKLVERLYGIIVLEMCELDSYDDKNYLIQADSLIKNPILKTISPNGYVLKIANSLDSQDESFFDGQTQIMLHLNSRKIRCPVPKQNIFAKYHSLETLGEGKHIVRLLEFVPGKVFHGVPHPDRLFYEAGMYIARIDAALKSITCEHVRNRQSIWMLDNFMQLKNFVYVIKDEQHKDIIEQVMQAYEKRVLPNLDQFEKGLIYGDFNEHNIIVSRKEDNSKEYEINGIIDFGDVCYSRFVFELAIAMTYMMLESGDLDTGGLVMAGYEMLRMIPDHEKQILRIAISARLCQSLVMGLYTSSLDTDNQYILTSQIRGWNLLEALWAEKDKDILERWQKIAEKYLTKSDK; encoded by the exons ATGGAGATGAAAACGATCTTGAAAAAGCGTCCCTCTGAGCCTGAGATTTCTTTAGACAAAGAAGATCAGAATGGGCATCAAGTAGAGTCGCCCCAGTTTTTGAAGCCTGGTTCCAAAATCCGTCCAATAGTAAGCGAAGAGGATGTTCGGAAACTGGTGGAACGGCTTTACGGAATAATAGTGCTGGAAATGTGTGAACTGGACTCTTACGATGATAAAAATTATCTAATTCAAGCAGACAG TCTCATCAAAAATCCCATCCTCAAAACCATCAGCCCAAATGGATACGTGCTGAAGATCGCCAATTCGCTAGATTCCCAGGATGAAAGCTTTTTCGATGGCCAGACGCAGATTATGCTACACCTGAACAGTCGAAAAATACGGTGCCCTGTGCCGAAACAGAACATTTTTGCCAAATATCATTCGCTTGAAACGCTTGGGGAAGGCAAGCACATCGTACGCCTGCTGGAGTTCGTTCCAGGGAAGGTGTTTCACGGAGTGCCACATCCTGATCGATTGTTCTACGAAGCCGGGATGTACATTGCCAGGATAGATGCAGCGCTGAAAAGTATAACTTGTGAACATGTTCGCAACCGGCAGTCTATCTGGATGTTGGACAACTTTATGCAGCTGAAAAATTTCGTATACGTGATAAAAGACGAACAACATAAGGACATTATTGAGCAAGTTATGCAGGCATATGAGAAACGAGTTTTACCGAATTTGGATCAATTTGAAAAAGGATTGATTTACGGAGATTTCAACGAACACAACATTATTGTCAGTCGAAAGGAAGATAACTCCAAGGAGTACGAAATTAATGGCATTATTGATTTTGGTGATGTTTGTTACTCGCGGTTTGTTTTCGAGCTTGCGATTGCGATGACTTATATGATGTTAGAATCGGGTGATTTGGATACGGGGGGTTTGGTAATGGCGGGCTATGAAATGCTGCGTATGATTCCCGATCACGAGAAGCAAATTTTAAGAATCGCCATATCTGCTCGATTATGCCAGAGTTTAGTCATGGGCCTGTACACTTCATCGCTTGACACTGATAATCAATACATTCTAACTTCACAAATTCGCGGATGGAACCTTCTGGAAGCATTGTGGGCTGAAAAAGACAAAGATATTCTGGAACGTTGGCAGAAGATTGCCGAAAAGTATCTTACTAAAAGTGATAAGTAA